A genomic window from Sulfurospirillum multivorans DSM 12446 includes:
- a CDS encoding DUF177 domain-containing protein gives MVKCTGTMEGTLLHVCDRCAESFKLMVNEDVEVFACEGLYEDQEGEGLLNIIEFFDGSIDVDSMLQSEIEAFKSDYHYCGQCEQLKGE, from the coding sequence ATGGTAAAATGCACAGGTACAATGGAAGGAACCCTTCTTCATGTGTGTGATCGATGCGCTGAAAGTTTTAAGCTGATGGTCAATGAAGATGTTGAAGTCTTTGCCTGTGAGGGTCTTTATGAAGATCAAGAAGGCGAAGGGCTTTTAAATATAATAGAATTTTTTGACGGTTCGATTGATGTGGATTCAATGCTTCAAAGTGAGATCGAAGCCTTCAAAAGCGATTACCACTACTGTGGACAATGTGAACAACTAAAAGGAGAATAA
- the rpmF gene encoding 50S ribosomal protein L32: MAVPKRRVSKTRGAKRRTHYKVTLPMPVKDTDGTWKMPHRVNKTTGEYKN, encoded by the coding sequence ATGGCAGTACCTAAGAGACGCGTGAGTAAAACCAGAGGCGCGAAAAGAAGAACACACTATAAAGTAACCCTTCCTATGCCTGTTAAAGACACTGATGGAACATGGAAAATGCCTCATAGAGTGAACAAAACGACAGGCGAATATAAAAACTAA
- the plsX gene encoding phosphate acyltransferase PlsX has protein sequence MLTIAIDAMGGDFGPAPIVEGTLHALRERDFKALLVGDVTLLRSLTPHEYLDRISFVEASDVLDMHEAATNALKRKETSIYKAVDLVKDKVADAVVSMGHSGATMSLATLRIGRLKGVLRPAIATIMPTAVPGRLSLVLDVGANVDCKAEHLAQFAVMGEAYAKDILKIAKPKVGLLSNGEEESKGNEITKEAFLTLKKCESFVGNVEGNNIFDGSVDVIVCDGFVGNILLKASEGVADSITKIIKQNVRRSPLAIAGAVLMRKVFRVLKKQVDYAEYGGAPLIGINGCAIIGHGKSNSKAVKNAIFQAINFSSSNINADIEQKIALLEQ, from the coding sequence ATGCTAACCATAGCAATTGACGCGATGGGCGGGGATTTCGGTCCTGCCCCCATTGTTGAAGGAACGCTTCACGCATTACGAGAACGTGATTTTAAAGCACTTCTTGTTGGGGACGTCACTCTTCTAAGATCCCTTACTCCTCATGAATATTTAGACAGAATCTCATTTGTTGAAGCTTCCGATGTTCTTGATATGCACGAAGCAGCCACCAATGCCCTTAAACGCAAAGAGACCTCTATTTATAAAGCCGTTGATTTGGTGAAAGACAAGGTAGCTGACGCCGTTGTTTCCATGGGACACAGCGGGGCAACGATGAGTTTGGCAACATTGCGTATTGGAAGGCTTAAAGGCGTTTTACGGCCTGCCATTGCAACCATTATGCCAACAGCTGTTCCTGGCAGATTGAGTTTGGTATTGGATGTGGGTGCTAATGTGGATTGTAAAGCAGAACATTTAGCACAATTTGCGGTCATGGGCGAAGCCTATGCCAAAGATATTTTAAAAATTGCTAAGCCTAAAGTTGGTTTACTCTCTAATGGCGAAGAAGAGAGTAAAGGTAATGAAATTACAAAAGAGGCATTTTTAACACTCAAAAAATGTGAGAGTTTTGTCGGTAATGTCGAAGGTAATAATATTTTTGACGGCTCTGTTGATGTCATCGTTTGTGATGGTTTCGTGGGTAATATTTTGCTTAAAGCCAGTGAAGGTGTTGCCGATTCGATTACCAAGATTATCAAGCAAAATGTTAGGCGCTCTCCTTTAGCGATTGCGGGGGCGGTACTGATGCGCAAAGTATTTAGAGTGCTTAAAAAGCAAGTTGATTATGCAGAATACGGTGGAGCACCACTGATTGGTATTAATGGCTGTGCGATTATAGGGCATGGTAAAAGCAACTCTAAAGCGGTCAAAAATGCTATTTTTCAAGCGATCAATTTTTCAAGCTCCAATATCAACGCTGATATTGAGCAAAAAATAGCGCTACTAGAGCAATAA
- a CDS encoding beta-ketoacyl-ACP synthase III, translating into MYASLKSIGGYAPSHILSNVDLEKMVETTDEWIEKRTGIKERRIAADDETTSDLGVKAALLAISRAGIAKEEIDLIICATLSPDYLCMPSTACVIAGKLGINDVMAFDISAACSGFVYMLSMAKAFIESGMKKNILLIGAEKISSMIDYTDRGTCILFGDGAGAAIIGATEDKNEAILDIHASADGRYGDLLITPGCGSKYPCSQETLDNKLNYIKMQGNEVYKVAVKTLTNDVIDILENNNITASQVDHFIPHQANFRIIEAVRAKLNFPIEKTVLTVAKYGNTSAASIPMAMNDAYEEGRIKKGDLMLLDTFGGGFTWASALVRFGGH; encoded by the coding sequence GTGTACGCATCTTTAAAATCCATTGGTGGTTATGCCCCTTCTCACATCCTCAGCAATGTGGATCTTGAAAAAATGGTTGAAACAACAGATGAGTGGATTGAGAAGCGTACAGGCATTAAAGAAAGACGTATTGCTGCGGATGATGAGACAACAAGCGATTTGGGCGTTAAAGCAGCGCTTCTTGCCATTTCGCGTGCGGGGATAGCGAAAGAAGAGATTGATCTTATCATCTGTGCGACACTTTCACCTGATTATCTGTGTATGCCCTCCACTGCGTGTGTGATTGCTGGTAAACTGGGCATTAATGATGTGATGGCATTTGACATCAGCGCTGCGTGCAGTGGGTTTGTCTACATGCTTTCCATGGCAAAAGCTTTCATTGAATCAGGCATGAAGAAAAATATTTTGCTTATTGGTGCCGAAAAAATTAGTAGCATGATTGACTATACCGACCGAGGAACCTGTATTCTTTTTGGTGATGGGGCCGGTGCAGCAATTATTGGTGCGACTGAAGATAAAAACGAAGCTATTTTAGATATTCACGCCTCTGCTGATGGTCGTTATGGCGATCTTCTGATCACTCCAGGGTGTGGCTCAAAATACCCATGTTCCCAAGAGACACTGGATAACAAACTTAATTACATCAAAATGCAAGGCAATGAAGTTTACAAAGTGGCGGTTAAAACTTTGACCAACGATGTGATTGATATTTTAGAAAACAATAACATCACAGCTTCTCAGGTCGATCATTTCATCCCACATCAAGCCAATTTTAGAATCATCGAAGCGGTGCGTGCAAAACTTAATTTCCCTATCGAAAAAACCGTTCTAACCGTCGCAAAATACGGCAATACTTCTGCAGCGTCCATTCCGATGGCAATGAACGATGCTTATGAAGAGGGACGTATCAAAAAAGGCGATCTGATGCTCTTAGATACCTTTGGTGGTGGTTTCACGTGGGCAAGCGCTCTTGTGCGTTTTGGCGGTCATTAA
- a CDS encoding prephenate dehydrogenase codes for MVVGIVGLGLMGGSLGLALQNTKLVSKIVGFDHNLSHCEEALKLNLVHDIVSFAEIKACDVIFLAIPVGGIIKALQDLKDVRDTTTIIDLGSTKAEIVASVPEAIRSNFIAAHPMTGTEKFGPSAAIQNLYHDKVVVLCDTDNSNDLHKNRAIQMFSHIGMKIVFMDPISHDAHASFISHLPHVISYALANSVMGQEDPKSILALAAGGFRDMSRVAKSSPQMWSDIFRQNKANLLSSIEVFKEELEKSKKMIEEEDWNGLEAWMSKATTLHKIL; via the coding sequence ATGGTTGTTGGTATTGTTGGACTTGGTTTGATGGGAGGCTCTTTAGGTTTAGCACTCCAGAACACCAAATTGGTCTCTAAAATTGTTGGCTTCGACCACAATCTGAGCCACTGTGAAGAGGCATTAAAACTCAATCTTGTACATGACATTGTCTCCTTCGCTGAGATTAAAGCTTGCGATGTGATTTTCCTTGCCATTCCTGTTGGAGGCATTATCAAAGCACTCCAGGATCTTAAAGATGTGCGCGATACAACGACCATTATTGATTTAGGAAGTACCAAAGCGGAGATTGTAGCTTCTGTGCCTGAAGCAATTCGATCCAACTTCATTGCCGCACACCCGATGACGGGTACCGAAAAATTTGGCCCCAGTGCCGCGATTCAAAATCTTTATCATGACAAAGTGGTTGTTTTGTGCGATACAGACAACAGCAATGACCTGCATAAAAACCGAGCCATTCAGATGTTCTCCCACATTGGAATGAAAATCGTCTTTATGGATCCGATCTCACACGACGCGCATGCTTCATTTATCTCGCATCTTCCCCATGTGATTAGTTATGCACTAGCCAACAGTGTTATGGGGCAAGAAGACCCAAAAAGCATTTTAGCCCTTGCAGCAGGTGGTTTTAGGGACATGAGCCGTGTGGCTAAGAGTTCGCCTCAAATGTGGTCGGACATTTTCAGACAAAATAAAGCCAATCTTTTAAGTTCGATTGAGGTGTTTAAAGAAGAGCTTGAAAAGTCAAAAAAGATGATTGAAGAAGAGGACTGGAATGGTCTTGAAGCGTGGATGAGTAAAGCCACCACCTTGCATAAAATTCTCTAA
- the bamA gene encoding outer membrane protein assembly factor BamA: MKKITALSLVVATALCAAPLKNLQFDGLIHLSPEMASEMIDMRAGDSVDMEKIDKAVKTLYKQNYFEDVWVEEVSEGALLIHVKEKPVIAKVDFLGISESDKDEMNKLAGIKKGEVYDAERAELSKLKIIKFYEDKGYFDTVVEIKTTSLSEKLSMSLDFIINRGENVVIKNVTLCGTKELDYDDVEPNIANKAAEWLPWMWGFNDGKLRTSDLEHDSARIKDTYMQKGYLDCEVSQPFLKTYLDSYTADLVYSISEGEQYKVGTIAIEIPEGFIDSDEVIKAMFLQNGKVFNVAKLRKDMTLIETKVADQGYAFVKIVPDVKNDKATHIANITYRVIPGEKVYINNVRIAGNSRTIDRVVRREVYLANNDLYSRTDVTDTKSALKRTGYFEDVEIKEERLSKNSMDLVINVKEASTGSIGGGIGYGSSDGLLLSASVSDGNIFGSGLRAGIDVERSDSELNGALSLSNPRLFDSVYSLSGKIYAADNDYDYYDEERYGINIVLGRKIARNWGVSIGYIIEQNKLSDVDDSVDPSLYTTERTLKSSVVPGISFNNTDDYYLPRSGIAASSSLEIAGLGGDEKFMSSVNKFATYYGLQDLIDYDLILRYKAQFKYLAINDSDEIYSYGEKYYMGGVRTIRGYESNSISPRGTLKTTDEPLGALVGGNTMLINTVEASFPLIERLKMRAAIFFDYGMIGEDNLNIKRGGTGIALEWVSPLGPIGLIFAQPVMDEAGDEKASFEFTIGQKF; this comes from the coding sequence ATGAAAAAAATAACTGCGTTGTCTCTTGTTGTCGCGACTGCTTTGTGTGCGGCTCCGTTAAAAAACCTTCAGTTTGATGGTTTGATCCATCTTTCACCAGAGATGGCTTCAGAGATGATCGATATGAGAGCCGGTGACTCTGTCGATATGGAAAAAATCGATAAAGCAGTAAAAACGCTTTACAAACAGAACTATTTTGAAGATGTTTGGGTCGAAGAGGTGAGCGAAGGTGCTCTGTTGATCCATGTGAAAGAAAAACCCGTTATTGCTAAGGTCGATTTTTTAGGCATTAGTGAGAGCGACAAAGATGAGATGAATAAACTTGCAGGCATCAAAAAAGGTGAAGTTTATGATGCTGAACGAGCAGAACTCTCCAAACTCAAAATTATCAAGTTTTATGAAGACAAAGGGTATTTTGATACCGTTGTTGAGATTAAAACGACTTCGCTCAGTGAAAAACTCTCTATGTCATTGGATTTTATCATTAACCGCGGTGAAAACGTTGTGATTAAAAACGTTACCTTATGCGGTACAAAAGAGCTGGATTATGATGATGTTGAGCCTAATATCGCCAATAAAGCTGCAGAGTGGCTTCCTTGGATGTGGGGCTTTAACGATGGAAAGCTGAGAACCAGTGATTTAGAGCATGATTCTGCGCGTATTAAAGATACCTATATGCAAAAAGGTTACTTGGACTGTGAAGTGAGTCAACCTTTCTTAAAAACCTACCTCGATAGTTATACCGCTGATCTTGTTTACAGTATCAGTGAAGGCGAACAGTACAAAGTGGGTACGATTGCGATTGAAATTCCAGAAGGGTTTATCGATAGCGATGAAGTGATTAAAGCGATGTTCCTTCAAAATGGAAAAGTCTTTAACGTTGCAAAACTTCGTAAAGATATGACACTGATTGAGACCAAGGTCGCGGATCAGGGGTATGCGTTTGTGAAAATTGTTCCGGATGTTAAAAATGACAAAGCAACACACATTGCAAACATTACATACCGTGTTATCCCGGGTGAAAAAGTGTATATCAACAATGTCAGAATCGCAGGCAATAGCCGAACGATTGATAGGGTTGTCAGACGCGAAGTTTACTTAGCCAATAATGATCTTTATAGCAGAACCGATGTTACCGATACAAAAAGTGCGCTTAAGCGAACAGGGTATTTTGAAGATGTTGAGATCAAAGAAGAGCGTTTGAGTAAAAACTCTATGGACTTAGTCATCAATGTCAAAGAGGCTTCAACAGGTTCAATCGGTGGTGGTATTGGTTATGGCTCATCCGATGGACTTTTGTTGAGTGCGAGTGTGTCTGATGGCAATATCTTTGGTTCAGGCTTGCGAGCTGGTATTGATGTGGAAAGAAGTGATAGTGAGCTTAATGGTGCACTTTCTTTAAGTAACCCACGCCTTTTTGACTCTGTGTACAGCCTTAGTGGTAAAATTTATGCCGCCGACAATGACTACGACTATTATGATGAAGAGCGATACGGAATTAACATTGTTTTAGGGCGTAAAATTGCACGTAACTGGGGTGTTTCAATAGGGTATATTATTGAGCAAAACAAACTCTCTGATGTGGATGACAGCGTTGATCCCTCTTTGTATACCACGGAACGAACACTTAAAAGTTCGGTTGTTCCAGGTATCTCGTTTAACAATACCGATGACTACTACCTTCCACGTAGTGGTATCGCTGCAAGCAGCAGTTTAGAGATTGCAGGATTGGGTGGTGATGAGAAGTTTATGAGCAGTGTCAATAAATTTGCAACCTATTACGGTCTGCAAGATTTGATCGATTATGATTTGATTTTACGTTACAAAGCTCAGTTCAAATACCTTGCCATCAATGATTCAGATGAAATATACTCTTACGGTGAGAAGTACTATATGGGTGGTGTTAGAACCATTCGTGGTTATGAGTCTAACTCCATTTCTCCAAGAGGGACTCTAAAAACGACTGATGAGCCTTTAGGTGCGCTTGTTGGTGGTAACACAATGCTCATTAATACCGTAGAAGCGAGCTTCCCATTGATCGAACGTCTTAAAATGCGTGCCGCAATCTTTTTTGACTATGGTATGATCGGTGAAGATAATTTAAATATTAAACGCGGTGGTACAGGTATTGCGCTTGAATGGGTTTCTCCATTAGGACCGATTGGGCTTATCTTTGCACAGCCGGTTATGGATGAAGCAGGGGATGAAAAAGCATCCTTTGAATTTACCATCGGACAGAAATTCTAA
- a CDS encoding Ppx/GppA phosphatase family protein — translation MSKRTAIIDIGSNSARMAIFEKSSRFAFHLINETKSRVRIGEGAYNFDGVLQEPALNRAFTALEEFGHIIKGFKCNKVLCIATSALRDAPNANAFINRVHHELNINIKIIEGTKEAYYGAVGALNYLKEIHDAVTIDIGGGSTELAKIENGLIVETISLNIGTVRLKELFFDKKIPLEKIRAFINEAIEKIPERFTCNDMIGIGGTLRSLSKIIMERTNYPLKTVHGFEYEIASHTSLVNAIVSSDVLGLKNLGVRKDRFDTMREGCIIFQSILQKLSSKTMITSGAGIREGAYLCDLLRSHHHKFSADFKLSLRSFKDRFSLMEEDNLYIKRVSHLLFETLSPLHGMTEHFKYELGVAAELHNIGTKLGFYQNHLHSFYFILNNLNYGFSHEQKILIAMLIKYHVNKLPTQEDMTLYKTLLPDMQTVQWLSFILSLAKAINSDMRRSKISFSYQNHTLTIQAEKRLFLAREQIKQLIKPASFAIIIK, via the coding sequence ATGTCTAAACGCACAGCCATTATTGATATAGGATCCAACTCTGCAAGAATGGCAATCTTTGAAAAAAGCAGCCGTTTTGCGTTCCATTTGATTAATGAGACCAAGAGTCGTGTACGCATTGGAGAAGGTGCTTACAACTTTGATGGCGTACTGCAAGAACCTGCACTGAATCGCGCTTTTACGGCACTTGAAGAGTTTGGGCACATCATTAAAGGGTTTAAGTGCAACAAAGTGCTTTGCATTGCCACATCTGCACTTCGTGATGCCCCCAATGCCAATGCTTTTATTAACAGAGTCCATCATGAGCTTAATATCAACATTAAAATTATTGAAGGAACGAAAGAGGCATATTATGGCGCTGTTGGAGCGCTTAACTACCTTAAAGAGATCCACGATGCTGTGACGATTGACATTGGTGGAGGCTCAACGGAGCTTGCTAAGATTGAAAATGGTCTGATTGTTGAAACGATCTCACTTAATATTGGCACTGTCCGACTCAAAGAGCTCTTTTTTGATAAAAAAATACCTTTGGAAAAAATTCGTGCTTTTATCAATGAAGCCATTGAAAAGATTCCAGAGCGTTTTACATGTAACGATATGATTGGTATTGGGGGAACATTAAGATCGCTTTCTAAGATCATTATGGAACGCACCAATTATCCGCTTAAAACGGTGCATGGCTTTGAGTATGAGATCGCTTCGCACACCTCTTTGGTCAATGCTATCGTCAGTTCCGATGTTTTGGGACTCAAGAATCTGGGTGTGCGTAAAGATCGCTTTGATACGATGCGCGAAGGGTGCATAATCTTTCAGTCTATCTTGCAAAAGCTCTCCAGCAAAACAATGATCACCAGTGGTGCGGGGATCAGAGAAGGGGCTTATTTATGCGATCTTTTACGCTCCCACCATCATAAATTTAGCGCTGATTTTAAACTCAGCCTTCGCAGTTTTAAAGATCGTTTTTCACTGATGGAAGAAGACAATCTTTATATTAAAAGGGTTTCGCACCTTCTTTTTGAAACACTATCACCACTTCATGGCATGACCGAGCATTTTAAATACGAACTGGGTGTCGCCGCAGAACTTCATAACATAGGCACAAAGCTAGGGTTTTATCAAAATCATCTGCACAGTTTCTACTTTATTTTAAATAACCTCAACTACGGCTTTTCGCATGAACAAAAAATTCTCATTGCGATGTTGATTAAATACCACGTCAACAAACTTCCAACACAAGAGGATATGACGCTTTATAAAACCCTTTTGCCCGATATGCAAACCGTGCAATGGCTCAGCTTCATTCTCTCGTTAGCCAAAGCCATTAACAGCGATATGCGTCGCAGCAAAATTTCCTTTAGCTACCAAAATCATACTCTCACTATTCAAGCAGAGAAAAGACTTTTTTTAGCACGTGAACAGATTAAGCAACTGATTAAACCAGCCTCTTTTGCGATTATTATTAAGTAA
- a CDS encoding YfhL family 4Fe-4S dicluster ferredoxin, which yields MSLMITEECIACDACRDECPNGAIEESDPIYIIDPDVCTECVGHYDEPACISVCPVECIVADPDNIESVEELKLKYEQLNSDL from the coding sequence ATGTCTTTAATGATCACGGAAGAGTGTATCGCGTGTGACGCGTGTCGCGATGAATGCCCCAATGGAGCAATTGAGGAGTCTGATCCTATTTATATCATTGATCCTGATGTGTGTACAGAGTGTGTTGGTCACTATGATGAGCCCGCTTGTATCTCTGTGTGCCCTGTTGAGTGCATCGTTGCAGACCCCGATAATATCGAAAGCGTTGAAGAGCTAAAGCTAAAATACGAACAGCTTAATAGCGACCTTTAA
- a CDS encoding sensor histidine kinase — protein MLSQKSIRESFILQLVSASATLIVIFSVILYNYIKISIFEDITQELTKQAQIIATSRTSSIERMGINIFDPSLSSINNPNDVKVTIAIRVNQGNTPSFEHSEKDEQKFLTIYYPLEKREHYFISITKDISNTDILLNKILKNILSINLTAIFLILFYALFLSRMLVLPIRSLTNKLANMNENFLQMIETQKLPSEFQPLGSSINKLVERIQIFVNSQKELFIGAAHELKTPLAVMKTKNEVTLLKPRENEKYIDTIKSNNQTINDMNKMISNILEIGRQEGAQFEKPVEIDLIAFLKEQVNNYTILAKMEDKNLIEEIAPLSYKMMLQPTLLIHILQNFVQNAIKFTPKHGNITIQALLSKEGFVVHVIDEGIGIDESKDLFAPFKRYGNQTGAGLGLFLAKNAADAIGAKITLKNREDRQGTVATLLLPLRKRSL, from the coding sequence TTGCTTTCCCAAAAAAGTATAAGAGAAAGTTTTATATTACAATTGGTGTCCGCTTCGGCGACACTGATTGTAATCTTTTCCGTTATCCTCTACAACTACATTAAAATCTCCATTTTTGAAGATATTACCCAAGAACTCACCAAACAAGCCCAAATTATTGCTACCTCACGCACCAGCTCTATTGAGCGCATGGGCATTAATATTTTTGATCCATCCTTAAGTTCAATCAATAACCCCAACGATGTGAAAGTCACCATTGCCATTCGTGTCAATCAAGGCAATACCCCTTCGTTTGAGCACAGTGAAAAAGATGAGCAAAAATTTCTGACCATCTACTACCCTTTGGAAAAACGCGAACATTACTTCATCTCTATCACCAAAGATATTTCCAATACCGATATTTTGCTGAATAAAATTCTTAAAAATATTTTGAGCATTAACCTGACCGCGATCTTCTTGATCCTTTTTTATGCGCTTTTTCTTTCTCGGATGCTAGTCCTTCCCATTCGCTCTTTGACCAACAAACTTGCCAATATGAATGAAAACTTTTTACAGATGATTGAGACACAAAAGCTCCCCAGTGAGTTTCAACCTTTGGGATCAAGTATCAATAAACTGGTTGAGCGCATTCAAATCTTTGTTAACTCTCAAAAAGAGCTCTTCATCGGTGCCGCACATGAACTCAAAACACCTTTAGCAGTTATGAAAACAAAAAATGAAGTAACACTTTTAAAACCAAGAGAGAATGAAAAATATATCGATACGATCAAAAGCAATAACCAAACGATTAACGATATGAACAAGATGATCAGCAATATCTTAGAGATTGGTAGGCAAGAAGGGGCGCAATTTGAAAAACCTGTAGAGATTGATTTGATTGCTTTTTTAAAAGAGCAAGTGAATAATTACACCATTTTAGCCAAGATGGAAGATAAAAATCTTATTGAAGAGATCGCACCTTTGAGCTATAAAATGATGCTTCAACCCACTCTTTTGATTCATATCTTACAGAATTTTGTTCAAAATGCAATCAAATTCACGCCAAAGCACGGAAATATCACGATTCAAGCACTCCTTTCAAAAGAGGGTTTTGTGGTACATGTGATTGATGAAGGGATTGGTATTGATGAGAGTAAAGATCTTTTTGCACCGTTTAAACGCTATGGAAATCAAACAGGTGCAGGGCTTGGACTGTTCCTTGCAAAGAATGCCGCCGATGCTATTGGGGCAAAAATCACATTAAAAAACAGGGAAGATAGGCAAGGAACGGTTGCTACACTCTTACTTCCTCTTCGCAAACGTTCTCTTTAA
- the hsrA gene encoding homeostatic response regulator transcription factor HsrA: MRILIVEDEVTLNKTIAEGLQEFGYQTDSSENYKDAEYYIGIRNYDLVLTDWMLPDGDGVDLINLIKQKSPRTAAVIISAKDDKESEIKALKAGADDYIRKPFDFDILVARIEARLRFGGTNVIKIDDLTIDPDEEKITYKGQEIELKGKPFEVLTHLARHSDQIVSKEQLLDAIWEEPELVTPNVIEVAINQIRQKMDKPLEISTIETVRRRGYRFCFPKKV; the protein is encoded by the coding sequence ATGCGAATTTTAATCGTTGAAGATGAAGTAACCCTCAATAAGACTATTGCAGAAGGCTTACAAGAATTTGGGTACCAAACCGACAGCTCTGAAAACTATAAAGATGCAGAATACTACATTGGTATTCGTAATTATGACCTCGTTTTAACAGACTGGATGCTCCCTGATGGCGATGGCGTTGATCTTATCAACCTCATTAAACAAAAATCTCCACGCACGGCTGCAGTGATTATCTCTGCAAAAGATGACAAAGAGAGCGAAATCAAAGCCCTTAAAGCGGGTGCTGATGATTACATTCGTAAACCATTTGATTTTGATATTTTAGTCGCTCGTATCGAAGCTCGTCTTCGTTTTGGCGGTACCAATGTTATCAAAATTGATGACCTTACGATCGATCCTGATGAAGAAAAAATTACCTACAAAGGTCAAGAGATTGAACTTAAAGGTAAACCGTTTGAAGTATTAACACACCTTGCTCGCCATAGCGACCAAATCGTCTCCAAAGAGCAACTCCTTGACGCGATCTGGGAAGAGCCAGAGCTTGTTACACCCAACGTTATTGAAGTTGCTATTAACCAAATTCGTCAAAAAATGGATAAACCATTGGAAATCTCAACCATTGAGACCGTTAGACGAAGAGGTTATAGATTTTGCTTTCCCAAAAAAGTATAA
- a CDS encoding dihydroneopterin aldolase: MQIHIDNLTFETIVGILEKERLTPQKVTLHVKIAYDYQGDNFIDYAKVSAFLESEMNAMCYFLLEDALKDLSQKLKVFYPQISKLKLKILKPDILPNAIVGVSHTIYYAQN; encoded by the coding sequence ATGCAGATTCATATTGACAATTTAACGTTTGAGACAATTGTAGGCATTCTTGAAAAAGAGCGCCTCACCCCTCAAAAGGTTACGTTACATGTAAAGATTGCGTATGATTATCAGGGGGATAATTTCATTGATTATGCCAAAGTTTCTGCTTTTTTAGAATCTGAAATGAACGCGATGTGCTACTTTTTACTCGAAGATGCGTTAAAGGATTTAAGTCAAAAACTTAAAGTTTTCTATCCACAAATCTCAAAACTTAAACTCAAAATTTTAAAACCCGATATTTTGCCAAATGCGATAGTTGGGGTTTCGCACACGATTTACTACGCCCAAAATTAA
- the plsY gene encoding glycerol-3-phosphate 1-O-acyltransferase PlsY, translated as MDFLYNINVQFYILSYLVGGIPFGLLLAKLFTGQDIREAGSGSIGATNVLRVLKETNPVLAKKLAIVTVVLDALKGIVLLLVGKFLGLSIETLWAIAIFAVIGHCYSPYLKFEGGKGVATGAGVLFVMLPFETLIAFVTWFVAGKVLKISSLSSLLALCALILSSFILHPDLEGIKTHAPIFIIAFLIVYKHIPNIIRLFQGKESKVV; from the coding sequence GTGGATTTTCTCTATAATATTAACGTTCAATTTTATATTTTAAGCTATCTTGTGGGCGGTATTCCGTTTGGTTTACTCTTAGCAAAACTTTTTACAGGTCAAGATATTCGAGAAGCAGGAAGTGGAAGTATTGGGGCGACCAATGTGCTTCGAGTTCTCAAAGAGACCAATCCCGTATTGGCAAAAAAACTCGCCATTGTTACGGTTGTTTTAGATGCACTGAAAGGCATTGTTCTTTTATTAGTTGGTAAATTTTTGGGATTAAGCATCGAAACGCTGTGGGCGATCGCTATTTTTGCCGTCATTGGGCATTGCTACAGTCCTTACCTGAAATTTGAAGGCGGTAAAGGCGTGGCAACAGGAGCGGGTGTGCTATTTGTGATGCTTCCTTTTGAAACTTTGATCGCTTTTGTAACATGGTTTGTCGCGGGAAAAGTGCTTAAAATCTCTTCGTTATCATCCCTTTTGGCACTGTGTGCTTTGATTCTCTCTTCGTTTATCCTGCATCCTGATCTTGAAGGGATTAAAACCCATGCGCCGATTTTTATCATCGCATTTTTGATTGTGTATAAACACATTCCCAATATCATTCGACTCTTTCAAGGCAAAGAATCTAAAGTTGTCTAA